A genomic region of Xanthomonas campestris pv. phormiicola contains the following coding sequences:
- a CDS encoding VOC family protein, with translation MKRVTGIGGIVFQARDAAALQAWYRRHLGIDVQEWGGTAFAWTDGTGAPVAGTTIWSIGSAQDDAFAPSTAPFMINYRVDDLHALVRVLREEGCNVLDRVDDSEYGKFAWVIDPEGNKVELWQPPAGQ, from the coding sequence ATGAAGCGTGTCACGGGAATCGGCGGCATCGTCTTCCAGGCCCGCGACGCTGCGGCGCTGCAGGCCTGGTACCGGCGCCATCTGGGCATCGACGTGCAGGAATGGGGCGGCACTGCGTTCGCCTGGACCGACGGCACAGGCGCGCCGGTCGCCGGCACCACCATCTGGTCGATCGGCTCGGCACAAGACGACGCGTTCGCGCCAAGCACGGCGCCTTTCATGATCAATTACCGCGTGGACGATCTGCATGCGCTGGTCAGGGTATTGCGCGAAGAAGGCTGCAACGTGCTCGATCGCGTGGACGATTCCGAATACGGGAAATTCGCCTGGGTGATCGACCCGGAAGGCAACAAGGTGGAGCTCTGGCAGCCGCCGGCGGGGCAGTGA